From the Natrarchaeobaculum aegyptiacum genome, one window contains:
- the pdhA gene encoding pyruvate dehydrogenase (acetyl-transferring) E1 component subunit alpha has translation MAKDALEWDLFDRAPDDRVQVLDADGTVVAPDLEPDLEAETLRSMYRDMRFCRRFDERMVSLQRQGRLGTYAPLAGQEGSQIGSTYALADEDMLSFQYREHGAVATRGMPWEYVLYWMGHEQGNAAIADLNVFPLNISIGAHIPHAVGWSWAATLRGDESVSVVHFGDGATSEGDVHEGMNFAGVFDTPTLFFCNNNQWAISIPRERQTASATIAQKATAYGFDGVQVDGMDPLATYVVTKVAREKALADDGRPAPTLIEAIQYRYGAHTTADDPTAYRDEDDLERWRDRDPIDRFEAYLRERSILDDAEIATIEDEIEADLEELITEAEAAEADPAAMFADVYEEPTPRLEAQRASLADLRERHGDDELLDYE, from the coding sequence ATGGCCAAAGACGCACTCGAGTGGGACCTCTTCGATCGAGCGCCGGACGATCGGGTGCAGGTGCTCGACGCCGATGGGACGGTCGTCGCACCCGATCTCGAGCCGGACCTCGAGGCGGAGACGCTGCGCTCGATGTACCGTGACATGCGGTTCTGTCGGCGGTTCGACGAACGGATGGTGAGTCTGCAGCGCCAGGGACGGCTGGGAACGTACGCACCGCTGGCCGGGCAGGAGGGCTCCCAGATCGGGTCGACCTACGCGCTGGCCGACGAGGACATGCTCTCGTTTCAGTACCGCGAACACGGGGCGGTCGCGACCCGCGGGATGCCCTGGGAGTACGTGCTCTACTGGATGGGCCACGAGCAGGGCAACGCCGCGATCGCGGATCTGAACGTCTTTCCGCTCAATATCTCGATCGGCGCGCACATCCCCCACGCAGTGGGCTGGTCGTGGGCCGCGACGCTTCGAGGCGACGAGTCGGTGAGCGTCGTCCACTTCGGCGACGGCGCGACCTCGGAGGGCGACGTCCACGAGGGGATGAACTTCGCGGGCGTCTTCGATACGCCGACGCTCTTCTTCTGTAACAACAATCAGTGGGCGATCTCGATACCACGAGAGCGACAGACCGCGAGCGCGACGATCGCCCAGAAGGCGACTGCCTACGGCTTCGACGGCGTTCAGGTCGACGGCATGGACCCGCTGGCGACCTACGTCGTCACGAAAGTCGCTCGCGAGAAGGCTCTTGCGGACGACGGCCGCCCGGCACCGACCCTGATCGAGGCGATCCAGTACCGCTACGGCGCCCACACGACCGCGGACGATCCGACAGCGTACCGCGACGAGGACGACCTCGAGCGCTGGCGCGACCGTGACCCGATCGATCGGTTCGAGGCCTACCTCCGCGAGCGGTCGATCCTCGACGACGCCGAAATCGCCACCATCGAAGACGAGATCGAGGCAGACCTCGAGGAGTTGATCACCGAGGCCGAAGCGGCCGAGGCCGACCCGGCGGCGATGTTCGCGGACGTCTACGAGGAACCGACGCCGCGACTCGAGGCCCAGCGCGCGTCGCTGGCCGACCTCCGGGAACGCCACGGTGACGACGAGTTACTCGATTACGAGTAA
- a CDS encoding APC family permease, with amino-acid sequence MSPVTEAETETLSSSVGLVGVLALLVGNAIAVPIFVLPGPLAGDAGPAIALAIVLAAIPASFVVLYNALLGSAMPVAGGLYVYISRLTAPFWGFLVPFTIPLVAWASLLITATGFAEYTRIFFDVPSMVLIYVLLAFVLLINLVGLRVVVQVQLIFFAGLVVALATFILPGATAVETANYQPFFPDYGAFALAVVALFYPFLGFGLLVELGEEIDDPGRTIPLVLGLGIGFVAIVYVALIAVLVGAVPYTQLGSEADLALVAATFLPWWGQYVVAFGAIFAVVTTVNTTLLVFSRTLMRASRDGIFPRAFAEIHPRFQTPHYAIVVLGIPPFVLVPLADQIVGLSTFIGLASLTAYFFCAVGLWNLPRDFPDHYANAPFRLRRYRGLLLAVAGGALATGSFWVITLMQEPIVGGVLIGWFVVAYGYYRYRLTKVDPVETYRTMTSLDAHERRHDDGD; translated from the coding sequence GTGAGTCCCGTGACTGAGGCCGAAACCGAGACGCTGTCCTCGAGCGTCGGTCTCGTCGGCGTCCTCGCGCTACTGGTCGGGAACGCCATCGCGGTGCCGATATTCGTCCTGCCGGGTCCGCTCGCTGGTGATGCGGGGCCGGCGATCGCACTGGCGATCGTGTTAGCCGCCATCCCGGCGAGTTTCGTCGTCCTGTACAACGCCTTGCTCGGGTCGGCGATGCCGGTCGCGGGTGGCCTGTACGTCTACATCTCGAGGCTCACTGCGCCGTTCTGGGGGTTTCTGGTACCGTTTACGATTCCGCTCGTCGCCTGGGCATCTTTGCTCATCACGGCGACCGGGTTCGCCGAGTACACGCGGATCTTCTTCGACGTCCCGTCGATGGTGCTCATCTACGTCCTCCTCGCGTTCGTGCTCCTGATCAACCTCGTCGGTCTCAGGGTCGTCGTTCAGGTGCAACTGATCTTTTTCGCCGGGCTCGTCGTCGCGCTGGCGACGTTCATCCTCCCGGGCGCGACAGCCGTCGAGACGGCGAACTACCAGCCGTTCTTCCCGGATTACGGCGCGTTCGCTCTGGCGGTCGTCGCACTTTTCTATCCGTTCCTCGGATTCGGCCTCCTGGTCGAACTTGGCGAGGAGATCGACGATCCTGGGCGGACGATTCCGCTGGTGCTCGGCCTCGGGATCGGATTCGTCGCCATCGTCTACGTCGCGCTCATCGCCGTGCTCGTCGGTGCCGTCCCGTACACGCAACTGGGGAGTGAAGCCGACCTCGCACTGGTCGCGGCGACGTTCCTCCCGTGGTGGGGACAGTACGTGGTCGCCTTCGGGGCTATCTTCGCCGTCGTCACGACCGTCAACACGACCCTGCTCGTGTTCTCTCGGACCCTGATGCGTGCGAGTCGCGACGGAATCTTTCCGCGCGCGTTTGCCGAGATCCACCCGCGGTTCCAGACGCCACACTACGCGATCGTCGTCCTCGGCATCCCGCCGTTCGTGCTGGTTCCGCTCGCCGACCAGATCGTCGGCCTCTCGACGTTCATCGGCCTCGCGAGCCTGACGGCGTACTTCTTCTGTGCGGTCGGGCTCTGGAACCTCCCGCGGGACTTTCCGGACCACTACGCGAACGCGCCGTTTCGCCTTCGGCGGTACCGCGGGCTCTTGCTCGCCGTCGCTGGCGGTGCGCTGGCGACCGGCTCGTTCTGGGTCATCACCCTCATGCAAGAGCCGATCGTCGGCGGCGTCCTCATCGGCTGGTTCGTCGTCGCCTACGGCTACTATCGGTATCGGCTTACGAAGGTCGACCCCGTCGAGACGTACCGAACGATGACCTCGCTCGACGCCCACGAACGCCGTCACGACGACGGTGACTAG
- a CDS encoding ribonucleoside-diphosphate reductase, with product MATTYTPSEMMDRNSRSNRYYRNAVERHWDPGEIALEQDVENLLEHVESTPGYDQQRWKGTLSGIAKFGAGEDAVTEDLAPLATVLEDLDDQLFLTTQLYEEAKHADFFDRYWREVIWAVEDELGWERSNPRDDVWFNEPYIELFDRNKKAQYRLLEEDTPENRAKAYCHYHLTVEGILAQTGYYGMQTSYGGEFEELPYLPGLVEGFTKIRSDEGRHVGFGMNQLKKLIREGVDPELIEDTVAELIPLVQGITEDDRFQPDDAEPVGLEEGALAAYAVEKHTDRMQQITDAAAEIPDVDELVRLEGDD from the coding sequence ATGGCAACAACGTACACGCCATCGGAGATGATGGATCGGAACTCCCGCTCGAATCGGTACTATCGGAACGCCGTCGAGCGCCACTGGGACCCGGGTGAAATCGCCCTCGAGCAGGACGTCGAGAACCTGCTCGAGCACGTCGAGTCCACGCCGGGGTACGACCAGCAACGCTGGAAGGGAACGCTGTCGGGCATCGCGAAGTTCGGCGCGGGTGAGGACGCCGTGACCGAAGACCTCGCCCCGCTCGCGACGGTACTCGAGGACCTCGACGATCAGTTGTTCCTGACGACCCAGCTGTACGAGGAGGCAAAGCACGCCGACTTCTTCGACCGCTACTGGCGGGAGGTGATCTGGGCCGTCGAGGACGAACTCGGCTGGGAACGATCGAATCCGCGCGACGACGTCTGGTTCAACGAGCCGTACATCGAGCTGTTCGACCGAAACAAGAAGGCACAGTATCGGCTGCTCGAGGAAGACACCCCCGAGAACCGCGCGAAGGCGTACTGTCACTACCACCTCACTGTCGAGGGGATCCTCGCCCAGACGGGCTACTACGGGATGCAGACATCCTACGGGGGAGAGTTCGAGGAACTGCCGTACTTGCCGGGGCTCGTCGAGGGGTTTACGAAGATTCGCAGCGACGAGGGCCGCCACGTCGGCTTCGGGATGAACCAGCTCAAGAAGCTGATCAGGGAGGGCGTCGACCCCGAACTGATCGAAGACACCGTCGCCGAACTCATTCCGCTCGTCCAGGGCATCACCGAAGACGATCGGTTCCAGCCCGACGACGCCGAACCCGTCGGCCTCGAGGAGGGCGCACTCGCCGCCTACGCCGTCGAGAAGCACACCGACCGGATGCAACAGATCACCGACGCCGCAGCAGAGATTCCAGACGTCGACGAACTGGTGCGCCTCGAGGGCGACGACTGA